From a single Rosa rugosa chromosome 7, drRosRugo1.1, whole genome shotgun sequence genomic region:
- the LOC133723793 gene encoding E3 ubiquitin-protein ligase UPL4, with protein sequence MESRGQKRSEIDDELPADKRACSSLEFRPSTSSSSQTPINSVSSTPERNDQNNHDHADQMDTESEGGEPEKDSAYDSCDEDEEDQRHSDLRDYQRRRASGDHGKFQTIISSLSEEVDLSQHLVMLTELCEVLSFCTEDSLSGDTSNSLSPILVKLARDETSADIMLLAIRAMTYLCDVYPKSSVYLVRHDAVSALCQRLLAIEYLDVAEQCLQALEKLSREQPLACLQAGAIMAVLNYIDFFSTSIQRVALSTVVNICKKLPSEGPSPFMDAVPTLCNLLQYEDPQLVENVAICLIRITERVSQSSEMLDELCKHGLIRQATHFMSLNSRTTLSQPIHNGLIGLLVKLSSGSVLAFRTLYELNISSILKDILSTYDLSHGMSSTHVVDGHCYQVYEVLKLLNELLPTSAGDQDAPQLSEKESFLINQPELLENFGRDILPSLIQVVNSGANLYICYGCLSVINKLIYLSTSDMLVELLKNANISSFLAGVFTRKDPHVLVSTLRIAELILQKFSDNFLDSFIKEGVFFAIDALLTPEKSSLVTLNKCSKLVFPVSSGTRLLSDSSQKSASKEVLRCLCYAFPSSSPSGSEKGSCMLEKDSVYSLAKHVRTKYFAPELCDPDKSLTDVLQKLRTFSASLSDLMNMSLDTCAPNQHEESFYGIMHQVMEKLGGREPISTFELIESGILKSLMTYLSNDRYLRQKGDLVAAKGDIYAVEKRFEVFARLLFSSPDLFSGDLPIVTLIRRLQSSLCTLENFPVILSHIPKQRNSYATVPYERYTAYPCMRARFVRDKEETTLGDCCEDVLTVDPFSSLDAIEGYVWPKVNAKGTSRIQSATIEGQSECTPSNASSSQGGCPNTGEPESMSADLPELKADEVNLTQPEPEQEPSFGQTNPGTSLDETYTDTVEKEVEAQSEEDTQMEEQCPLSCSNEDASPKLLFYLEGKQLERSLTLYQAILQQQMKEHEIVIGSKLWSKVYTLTYRKAVGQEGAHNEGVDSAESSTVSDKVGVYTLYTSLFSNMFPCELASDLEKSNPTYDIVYLLKSLESMNKFIFHLMSRQRICAFAEGKINDLDAFQIAVTPVPQNEFLSSKLTEKLEQQMRDGLAVSVGGMPLWCNQLMASCPFLFSFEVKCKYFRLAAFVPLLGQPPSPSHSDSGMTSDRRQSSGGLPRQKFLVFRNRILDSAAQMMELHACQKVLLEVEYDEEVGTGLGPTLEFYTLVSHEFQKYGLGMWREDGGSFTSGTNHAEDTGILISPCGLFPRPWSSTMDASDGTQFSEVIKKFALLGKIVGKALQDGRVLDLHFSKAFYKLILGQDLGLYDIQSFDPVLGRTLLEFKALVERKRFLESVNGENTTFEFDPCFRKTRIEDLCLDFTLPGYPDFVLASGFDHKMVNSTNLEDYVSLMADATINSGISRQVEAFKSGFNQVFRIEHLQIFTEEELERLLCGERDSWAFNELLDHIKFDHGYTASSPPIVNLLEIIHEFDQEQRRAFLQFVTGAPRLPPGGFASLNPKLTIVRKHSSNSADLDLPSVMTCANYLKLPPYSSKEMMKEKLVYAIKEGQGSFHLS encoded by the exons ATGGAAAGTCGTGGCCAAAAGCGGTCTGAGATTGATGATGAATTGCCGGCTGATAAGAGGGCCTGTAGTTCTTTGGAGTTTAGACCGAGTACATCCAGCTCGTCTCAAACCCCTATCAATTCTGTGAGCTCCACACCCGAACGTAATGATCAGAACAATCATGATCATGCTGATCAGATGGATACTGAATCCGAAGGAGGAGAGCCTGAGAAGGATTCGGCGTATGATTCTTgtgatgaagatgaggaagatCAAAGACACAGTGATCTTAGGGACTATCAGAGGCGGAGAGCATCCGGTGATCATGGAAAGTTTCAGACCATAATATCATCTCTGAGTGAAGAAGTCGATCTTTCTCAGCACCTGGTTATGCTCACCGAGTTATGCGAAGTGTTATCTTTTTGTACAGAGGATTCACTGTCAGGTGATACATCGAACTCGCTGTCACCGATTCTTGTTAAGCTGGCAAGGGATGAGACTAGCGCGGACATCATGCTATTGGCTATAAGGGCAATGACTTATTTATGTGATGTATATCCGAAATCATCGGTGTACTTGGTCCGACATGATGCAGTGTCTGCTCTTTGCCAAAGACTTTTGGCTATTGAGTATTTGGATGTAGCTGAGCAA TGTCTACAAGCGTTGGAGAAGTTGTCACGGGAGCAACCACTTGCATGCTTACAGGCTGGAGCAATAATGGCTGTTCTGAATTATATAGACTTCTTCTCTACAAGTATACAG AGAGTTGCCCTTTCTACTGTGGTGAACATTTGTAAGAAACTTCCTTCTGAAGGTCCTTCACCTTTCATGGATGCTGTTCCTACATTGTGCAACCTTCTTCAATATGAGGATCCACAG CTTGTCGAAAATGTTGCTATTTGCTTGATTAGAATTACAGAGCGAGTGAGTCAGTCTTCTGAGATGCTGGATGAACTTTGTAAGCATGGGCTGATTCGTCAAGCCACACATTTTATGAGCTTAAATAGCCGAACTACTCTGTCCCAACCAATTCATAAT GGTTTGATAGGGCTACTTGTCAAACTTTCTTCCGGTTCAGTTTTAGCCTTCAGAACTCTATATGAGCTTAATATAAGCAGCATATTAAAGGATATATTATCCACTTATGACCTCTCACATGGAATGTCCTCTACTCATGTTGTGGATGGGCATTGCTATCAG GTATATGAAGTTCTGAAGTTACTAAATGAGCTTCTCCCAACTTCAGCCGGAGATCAAGATGCTCCACAGTTGTCAGAGAAGGAATCTTTTTTAATAAATCAGCCTGAACTTCTGGAGAACTTTGGGAGGGATATACTTCCGTCGCTGATACAG GTTGTAAATTCCGGTGCCAATTTATATATTTGCTATGGATGCTTGTCAGTCATCAACAAGTTAATTTATTTGAGCACATCTGACATGCTCGTTGAACTGCTTAAGAATGCCAACATTTCAAG TTTTCTGGCTGGAGTCTTTACTCGAAAGGATCCTCATGTGTTGGTATCAACCCTACGGATTGCTGAGTTAATCCTGCAAAAGTTCTCTGATAATTTCTTGGACTCATTTATTAAAGAAGGTGTCTTTTTTGCCATTGATGCTTTGCTAACCCCAGAAAAAAGCTCACTAGTAACACTGAACAAATGTTCGAAGCTGGTGTTTCCAGTGTCTAGTGGAACAAGGCTGCTGTCTGACTCTAGTCAGAAGTCTGCTTCAAAAGAGGTCCTGAGATGCTTATGTTATGCTTTTCCTAGCAGTTCCCCATCAGGGTCAGAAAAAGGAAGTTGCATGCTTGAAAAGGATTCTGTTTATAGTCTTGCAAAGCATGTTAGAACCAAGTACTTTGCTCCAGAATTATGTGACCCTGATAAATCATTAACTGATGTTCTTCAGAAGCTTAGAACTTTTTCTGCTTCATTAAGTGATTTGATGAACATGTCCTTGGATACTTGTGCTCCTAATCAGCATGAAGAGAGCTTCTATGGTATAATGCATCAAGTAATGGAAAAGCTTGGTGGAAGAGAACCCATTTCCACTTTTGAATTGATTGAAAGTGGAATTCTGAAGTCCTTGATGACTTACCTGTCCAATGACCGGTATTTGAGACAGAAGGGTGATCTTGTAGCTGCTAAAGGTGATATCTATGCTGTAGAAAAAAGATTTGAGGTGTTCGCAAGGCTATTATTTTCTTCACCAGATCTGTTCTCTGGTGACCTGCCCATTGTAACATTGATACGGAGATTACAAAGCTCACTATGTACTTTGGAAAATTTCCCCGTTATCTTGAGCCATATACCCAAGCAGAGGAACTCATATGCTACAGTTCCATATGAGCGATACACTGCATATCCATGTATGAGAGCTCGTTTTGTTAGAGACAAGGAAGAGACTACCCTTGGTGATTGCTGTGAAGATGTTTTGACCGTTGACCCTTTTTCTTCATTGGATGCCATTGAAGGATATGTGTGGCCTAAAGTCAATGCAAAAGGAACCAGCCGTATCCAATCAGCTACAATTGAGGGTCAATCAGAATGCACACCATCAAATGCCAGCTCTAGTCAAGGAGGGTGTCCAAATACTGGTGAGCCTGAGAGCATGTCCGCAGACTTGCCTGAGTTGAAG GCAGATGAGGTCAATTTAACACAGCCGGAACCTGAACAAGAACCAAGTTTTGGACAGACAAATCCTGGAACATCTTTAGATGAAACTTATACT GATACTGTGGAGAAGGAAGTAGAAGCTCAATCTGAGGAAGACACACAGATGGAAGAACAGTGTCCTTTATCTTGTAGCAATGAAGATGCTTCACCGAAATTGTTGTTTTACCTTGAAGGGAAACAGCTGGAACGGTCATTGACATTGTATCAGGCAATTCTTCAACAACAAATGAAAGAACATGAAATTGTCATTGGTTCAAAACTGTGGAGTAAAGTATACACACTGACATATAGAAAAGCTGTAGGTCAAGAAGGTGCTCATAATGAAGGTGTTGACTCGGCAGAGAGTTCCACTGTATCAGATAAAGTTGGGGTGTATACGTTGTATACTTCACTTTTCTCCAACATGTTTCCTTGTGAGCTTGCTTCTGACTTGGAGAAGTCGAATCCTACCTATGACATTGTATATCTGCTCAAAAGCTTGGAAAGTATGAACAAGTTTATTTTTCATCTGATGTCTCGTCAAAGAATATGTGCTTTTGCTGAAGGGAAAATCAATGACTTGGATGCATTTCAGATAGCAGTTACACCAGTGCCACAGAATGAGTTTTTGAGCAGTAAACTGACCGAAAAACTAGAACAGCAGATGCGGGATGGTTTGGCTGTGTCCGTTGGTGGTATGCCCCTGTGGTGTAATCAATTAATGGCATCGTGTCCttttttgtttagttttgaGGTCAAATGCAAGTATTTCCGCTTGGCAGCCTTTGTTCCACTACTAGGTCAGCCTCCTTCACCGTCTCACAGTGATTCAGGTATGACGAGTGACAGGCGACAAAGCTCTGGTGGCTTACCTCGACAAAAGTTTTTAGTTTTCCGCAACCGCATTCTGGATTCTGCTGCCCAAATGATGGAGCTGCATGCCTGTCAGAAGGTACTTCTTGAGGTGGAATATGATGAAGAAGTTGGTACTGGTCTTGGTCCAACATTGGAGTTTTATACCCTGGTTAGTCATGAGTTTCAGAAATATGGCCTGGGCATGTGGAGAGAGGATGGTGGATCTTTTACCTCTGGTACAAACCATGCTGAGGATACTGGAATTTTGATAAGTCCTTGTGGTCTCTTTCCTCGTCCGTGGTCATCTACTATGGATGCATCAGATGGGACACAGTTCAGTGAAGTAATCAAGAAGTTTGCGCTTTTGGGGAAAATTGTAGGGAAAGCGCTTCAGGATGGGAGGGTCTTGGACCTGCATTTCTCCAAAGCCTTTTATAAACTAATTCTTGGACAG GACCTTGGTCTGTATGACATCCAGTCATTTGATCCTGTGCTTGGAAGGACACTACTAGAGTTCAAGGCTCTTGTGGAAAGGAAAAGGTTTTTGGAATCTGTAAATGGAGAAAATACAACATTTGAGTTTGACCCATGCTTCAGGAAAACTAGAATTGAGGATCTTTGCCTTGATTTTACACTTCCTGGGTATCCTGATTTTGTCCTTGCATCCGGGTTTGATCATAAAATG GTAAATTCCACGAACTTGGAAGATTATGTTTCACTTATGGCAGATGCAACTATAAATTCTGGAATTTCCAGACAAGTGGAAGCTTTCAAGTCTGGTTTTAACCAG GTGTTCCGTATTGAGCATCTTCAGATTTTCACTGAAGAAGAACTAGAGCGTCTACTATGTGGAGAACGTGATTCTTGGGCT TTCAATGAGCTCCTTGATCATATCAAATTCGACCATGGTTACACTGCTAGCAGTCCTCCCATTGTTAAT TTGCTGGAAATCATACACGAGTTTGACCAAGAACAGCGAAGAGCGTTTCTGCAATTTGTGACTGGGGCACCTCGCTTACCTCCAGGAGGTTTTGCATCCCTCAATCCGAAGTTAACTATTGTTCGAAAG CACTCTAGCAACTCGGCGGACTTGGACCTACCAAGTGTGATGACTTGTGCAAACTATCTTAAGCTGCCACCATACTCTTCGAAA gAGATGATGAAGGAGAAGCTCGTGTATGCCATTAAAGAAGGGCAGGGATCATTCCACCTTTCATAG
- the LOC133720557 gene encoding pentatricopeptide repeat-containing protein At3g09650, chloroplastic, whose product MNLKPPPPSSPLPTNSNPHTLTLHWVSPPPYPSSISKLTRSFRLHATAANPPADLTLTTAAADDDEPPISNEDQKLLILLRQRKTEEAWILYTQSSRLPNPTCLSRLLSQLSYQNTRTSLTRAQSIITRLRNERQLRHLDANSLGLLAVAASKAGQTRYATSIVKSMLRSGFLPHVKAWSAVVSRLAASGDDGPSEALKLFYSVTRRVRRFAEPELVADSRPDTAAFNAALNACANLGDTDRFLKLFDEMPESGAEPDVLTYNVMIKLCARVGRKDLLVFVLERILEQGITVCMTTLNSLVAAYVGFGDLETAERMVQAMREGRRDLCKILREANLRSSNSSGRDGDVFERLLPNSVTASEREPPLLPKAYTSNSRIYTTLMKGYMNAGRVTDTVRMLEALRHQDDSSSQPDHVTYTTVVSAFVKAGSMDRARRVLAEMTRVGVPANRITYNILLKGYCQQLQIDQAKELVREMTEDAGIEPDVVSYNILIDGCIQVDDSAGALAFFNEMRAKGIAPTKISYTTLMKAFALSGQPKLANKVFEEMLNDPRVKADLVAWNMLVEGYCRLGLVEESKKIIQRMKEHGFHPDVATYGSLANGIALARKPGEALLLWNEVKDRCTAKKEGEKSDDSDPPTLKPDEGLLDTLADICVRAAFFKKALEIVACMEENGIPPNKTKFTKIYVEMHSRMFTSKHASQARQDRRSERKRAAEAFKFWLGLPNSYYGSEWRLGSLDGDN is encoded by the coding sequence ATGAACCTCAAACCACCTCCACCATCTTCACCATTACCCACCAATTCAAACCCCCACACCCTCACTCTCCACTGGGTCTCTCCCCCTCCTTATCCCTCCTCCATTTCCAAACTCACGCGCTCATTTCGCCTCCACGCCACCGCCGCCAACCCACCCGCAGACTTAACTCTCACAACCGCCGCCGCCGACGACGACGAGCCACCGATATCTAATGAAGACCAGAAGCTTCTAATCCTCCTCCGCCAGAGAAAAACAGAAGAGGCATGGATTCTCTACACCCAATCCTCCCGCCTCCCCAATCCCACTTGCCTCAGCCGCTTGCTCTCCCAGCTGTCCTACCAGAACACCCGCACCAGCCTCACGCGCGCCCAGTCCATCATCACGCGCCTCCGCAATGAGCGCCAGCTCCGCCACCTCGACGCCAACTCCCTCGGCCTCCTCGCCGTCGCCGCCTCCAAGGCCGGCCAGACCCGCTACGCCACCTCCATCGTCAAGTCCATGCTCCGCTCCGGCTTCCTCCCCCACGTCAAGGCCTGGAGCGCCGTCGTCAGCCGCCTCGCTGCCTCCGGCGACGACGGCCCTTCCGAAGCGCTCAAGCTCTTCTATTCCGTCACGCGCCGCGTCCGGAGGTTCGCCGAGCCGGAGCTGGTGGCGGACTCGCGGCCGGACACGGCGGCGTTCAATGCTGCGCTGAATGCTTGTGCTAATTTGGGTGATACAGATAGGTTCTTGAAGCTGTTCGACGAAATGCCTGAGTCAGGTGCCGAGCCGGATGTGCTTACTTATAACGTGATGATCAAGCTCTGCGCTAGAGTTGGAAGGAAGGACTTGCTTGTTTTTGTGTTGGAGAGGATTTTGGAGCAGGGGATCACAGTGTGTATGACTACATTGAATTCCCTGGTTGCGGCTTATGTTGGTTTCGGAGACTTGGAAACTGCGGAGAGGATGGTTCAGGCAATGAGGGAAGGGAGGAGAGACCTCTGCAAGATTCTAAGGGAGGCAAATTTGAGGAGTTCGAATTCTAGTGGAAGAGATGGGGATGTGTTTGAGAGGTTGCTTCCGAATTCAGTTACAGCTAGTGAACGTGAGCCGCCATTGTTGCCGAAAGCGTATACTTCTAACTCTAGGATTTACACTACACTGATGAAGGGTTATATGAATGCTGGGCGTGTTACTGACACGGTTCGGATGCTTGAGGCACTGAGGCACCAGGATGATAGCTCGAGTCAGCCTGACCATGTGACATATACGACTGTTGTTTCTGCATTTGTGAAGGCGGGTTCCATGGACCGTGCTCGCAGGGTGCTTGCTGAGATGACGAGAGTTGGCGTGCCTGCAAATCGGATAACGTATAACATTCTTCTTAAGGGTTATTGTCAGCAGCTGCAGATAGACCAGGCAAAGGAGCTGGTTAGAGAGATGACTGAGGATGCGGGGATTGAGCCTGATGTGGTTTCGTATAACATCTTGATCGATGGGTGCATACAGGTTGATGACAGTGCTGGTGCTCTTGCTTTCTTCAATGAAATGAGAGCAAAAGGAATTGCTCCCACCAAGATCAGCTACACCACTTTGATGAAAGCTTTTGCCTTGTCTGGACAGCCAAAGCTGGCTAACAAGGTATTCGAAGAAATGCTTAACGATCCTCGGGTGAAGGCTGATTTGGTAGCTTGGAACATGTTGGTCGAAGGGTATTGCAGACTGGGGTTGGTTGAAGAATCCAAGAAAATCATTCAGAGAATGAAAGAGCATGGGTTTCACCCTGATGTGGCTACTTATGGTAGCCTAGCTAATGGGATAGCATTGGCCAGAAAACCGGGAGAGGCACTTTTGCTTTGGAATGAAGTGAAGGACAGATGTACAGCGAAAAAGGAAGGTGAAAAATCTGATGATTCAGATCCTCCAACATTGAAACCTGATGAAGGGCTATTGGATACTTTGGCTGATATTTGTGTTAGGGCTGCTTTCTTCAAGAAGGCTCTGGAAATTGTCGCTTGTATGGAAGAGAATGGGATTCCTCCGAACAAGACCAAGTTCACTAAAATCTATGTGGAGATGCATTCGAGGATGTTTACTAGTAAGCACGCCTCACAAGCTAGGCAGGACAGGAGGAGTGAAAGGAAGAGAGCAGCTGAGGCTTTCAAGTTTTGGTTGGGTTTACCCAATTCTTATTATGGGAGTGAATGGAGGTTAGGATCTTTGGATGGAGATAACTGA
- the LOC133720556 gene encoding probable DNA helicase MCM8, protein MYGAAGKSTSSSYGSSYAAGLSEIWAAYLAEIDLGDDKPWLNLTHSLVSFFITPPGQALLSQIKDEDGVVAVWVDFEKFRKECEVEEFYEALEEKPKVTLLCMSIAVHKVLLTQWESDRMEDDIRVNIRLHNYPESIIALKNLKAAYIDKLVSVRGSVVKVSTVRPFVVQMDFDCVKCKTSITRMFPDGKFSPPLKCDLHGCKSRTFLPNRLTAQTIDFQKIRIQELLKPEDHEEGRVPRTVECELLEDLVDACIPGDVVTVTGIIRVINNYMDIGGGKSKGKSQGIYYLYLEAVSIKNSKSQSMPEGVQDSSSNAGSVALVDSFSPRDLEFIVKFSEEHGPDTFRQLIQSICPSIYGHELVKAGIILALFGGVRKHSNDQNKVPVRGDIHVIIVGDPGLGKSQILQAAAAVSPRGIYVCGNATTRAGLTVAVVKDSMTSDYAFEAGAMVLADSGLCCIDEFDKMTSEHQALLEAMEQQCVSIAKAGLVASLSARTSVLAAANPVGGHYNRAKTVNENLKISAALLSRFDLVFILLDKPDELLDKRVSEHIMSLHTGYGEHSPAAKKIRRENAASQSAEGIDMSGGRSLVSRLRLDPKKDADFVPLPMQLLRKYIAYAKTFVFPRMSKPAAEILQKFYLKLRDHATSADSTPITARQLESLVRLTEARARLDLREEITAQDATEVVEIMRESLYDKYIDEHGVVDFGRSGGMSQQKEAKRFLSALNKQSELHQKDTFSISEIYSLADRIGLRVPDIDTFVDNLNSVGYLLKKGGKTYQLLSSSYSRSQSSSR, encoded by the exons ATGTACGGCGCGGCGGGGAAGAGCACGAGCTCGAGCTACGGCTCTTCATACGCCGCTGGGCTCAGCGAGATCTGGGCCGCGTACTTGGCCGAAATCGACCTCGGCGACGACAAACCCTGGCTCAACCTCACGCACTCCCTCGTCAGCTTCTTCATTACGCCGCCGGGCCAAGCTCTTCTCTCTCAG ATCAAGGACGAGGACGGCGTGGTTGCGGTGTGGGTTGACTTTGAGAAATTTCGGAAAGAGTGTGAAGTTGAGGAGTTTTATGAAGCGTTGGAGGAGAAGCCGAAGGTAACCCTATTGTGTATGAGTATTGCAGTGCACAAGGTTCTGTTGACTCAATGGGAAAGTGATAGAATGGAGGATGATATCCGAGTTAATATTCGGTTGCATAACTACCCGGAATCGATTATTGCTTTGAAGAACTTGAAAGCTGCTTATATAG ACAAGCTTGTATCTGTGCGCGGTAGTGTAGTAAAAGTTAGCACTGTGAGGCCTTTTGTGGTGCAAATGGATTTTGACTGTGTGAAGTGTAAGACGAGCATTACGCGTATGTTCCCTGATGGGAAGTTTTCCCCACCATTGAAATGTGATCTTCATGGGTGCAAGAGCAGAACTTTTCTTCCAAATCGACTGACTGCTCAAACAATAGATTTTCAAAAGATAAG GATACAGGAGCTGCTGAAACCTGAGGATCATGAAGAAGGCCGGGTGCCTCGAACAGTAGAATGTGAACTTCTTGAAGATCTTGTTGATGCATGCATCCCTGGAGATGTGGTGACTGTCACTGGGATAATAAGAGTCATTAACAATTACATGGACATTGGAGGAG GAAAATCGAAAGGCAAAAGTCAGGGAATTTACTATTTGTATCTAGAAGCTGTTTCAATTAAAAACTCCAAGTCACAGTCTATGCCTGAAGGTGTACAAGATTCTAGTTCTAATGCTGGGTCTGTAGCACTTGTTGACTCATTTTCCCCAAGGGATTTGGAATTCATTGTCAAGTTCTCGGAGGAACATGGTCCAGATACCTTCCGGCAACTAATCCAATCTATCTGTCCATCCATCTATGGCCATGAGCTCGTTAAAG CGGGGATAATACTGGCACTCTTTGGAGGTGTAAGGAAGCACTCCAATGATCAAAACAAGGTTCCTGTTAGGGGAGACATTCATGTCATTATTGTTG GTGATCCTGGACTAGGAAAGAGCCAAATACTTCAAGCAGCAGCAGCTGTTTCTCCGCGAGGTATTTATGTATGTGGTAATGCCACAACCAGAGCTGGGCTCACTGTAGCTGTTGTAAAGGATTCTATGACAAGTGATTATGCGTTTGAAGCAG GTGCCATGGTACTTGCAGATAGTGGCTTGTGCTGCATTGATGAGTTCGACAAAATGACTTCAGAGCATCAG GCCCTACTGGAAGCCATGGAACAGCAGTGTGTGTCTATTGCAAAGGCTGGATTAGTGGCAAGTCTGTCAGCACGAACTTCTGTCTTAGCAGCAGCAAACCCTGTTGGTGGTCATTATAA TCGTGCCAAAACTGTGAatgaaaatctgaaaataagtGCTGCTCTCCTCTCACGATTTGATTTGGTTTTCATATTACTTGACAAACCCGATGAACTTCTGGATAAGCGAGTCTCAGAGCACATTATGTCA CTTCATACTGGATATGGAGAGCATTCGCCAGCTGCAAAAAAGATTCGTAGAG AAAATGCAGCATCACAAAGTGCAGAAGGCATAGATATGAGCGGAGGTCGTTCTTTGGTTTCAAGGTTGAGGCTTGACCCAAAGAAGGATGCTGATTTTGTTCCATTACCCATGCAACTTCTTCGCAAGTATATTGCTTATGCAAAAACGTTTGTCTTTCCAAG GATGTCAAAGCCGGCAGCAGAAATCCTGCAGAAATTTTACTTGAAACTGAGAGACCATGCTACATCTGCTGATAGCACACCAATAACAGCGAGGCAACTGGAGAGTCTGGTGAGGCTGACAGAAGCTCGAGCTAGGTTAGATTTAAGGGAGGAAATTACAGCCCAAGATGCAACG GAAGTGGTTGAAATCATGAGAGAATCCTTGTATGACAAGTACATTGATGAGCATGGTGTTGTGGATTTTGGTCGGAGTGGAGGGATGAGTCAACAAAAAGAAGCAAAGCGGTTTTTAAGTGCCCTTAATAAGCAATCAGAGTTGCACCAGAAAGACACTTTCTCAATTTCT GAAATATACAGTTTGGCAGATAGGATTGGCCTAAGAGTTCCAGACATTGACACATTCGTTGATAACTTAAACAGTGTTGGCTATCTACTCAAGAAGGGGGGGAAGACATACCAG CTACTATCATCATCTTATTCTAGGAGTCAATCATCATCAAGGTGA